In a single window of the Oscarella lobularis chromosome 2, ooOscLobu1.1, whole genome shotgun sequence genome:
- the LOC136183681 gene encoding sodium/hydrogen exchanger 9B2-like, protein MSSHDDEQSAQEDRLLMDSLSPRLLLQSRLAPGSPPDETPSPSPPNGTLSPKRGNPNNSALRISATATTPSRRESLRAPEPAQLQTNAVRNSRDFFRASASYPLSSSGDSLDTIVLRRTRSPKERRDDDDDEEREAEHSKHRLSSSSSSFSSPLPEKGRGIHVQVRGAGDGENRKSRGWSDPPHRYSNHDDPRSRSASQQQRHYPVRSKTFHGIEDQPKYDVDTRRRYYQKRRSWQPNSSASTHVQDRRAVRPLSLRLKPPSETTLESPSPPTGPRRLSLVNMHAQHVEDDNKSDTSNAESSSFCSRFCRCVAKARPRGRVAWYATRLVVVLLCYGAAWAIFGSLVLPCSDVFAFILLVVLAALGGFLARIIYLPPLVGMLIAGFLYGNIPLLVDSSEKGSCGGDSSNSSNLTSTNVTVCGHCFCLNQAWSSALRSVALVVILSRAGLGLNPRALKRLKYVVLRLAFLPCLAESLIFAIVSRFLLDLPWAWGFTAGFVVAAVSPAVVVPGLLDLQKRKYGVEKGIPTMVIAAASIDDVLAISGFGISLGLAFSEGNLVFNIFRGPLELVLGLGGGILVGVVAWILPSEDMSTGFKARNRLLYLLACGLFAVFGSRQVHFTGAGALGVLVASFVCAYGWKEDSVIVAVGYNMMWQLAQPMLFGLIGAAVEINCLTGNVVGLAIACMVIALLVRIAVSYVAVLGQGFSTKEKLFVALSWLPKATVQAAVGSIAYDTALERNNSQEEVELGRTVLIIAFLVIVCSAPLGAAAIKFSGPRLLKKESDQEEPQSDEIRSPKIRLADMEEEDGNMGMFDDGEGAGEEDVRPEIVAVMGETNV, encoded by the exons ATGAGCAGCCACGACG ACGAACAGTCGGCTCAAGAAGACCGACTCCTAATGGACAGCCTATCTCctcgcctcctcctccaatcGCGACTCGCTCCGGGCAGTCCGCCcgacgaaacgccgtcgccgtcgccgccgaacggTACTCTCTCGCCAAAACGAGGGAATCCGAACAACAGCGCGCTTCgcatttcggcgacggcgacgacgccgagtcgacgcgaatcgcTCCGGGCGCCCGAGCCGGCTCAATTGCAGACGAACGCCGTGCGCAACAGTCGCGACTTCTTTCGCGCGTCCGCGTCGTAcccgctgtcgtcgtcgggcgACAGTCTCGACACGATCGTACTTCGTCGCACGCGATCGCCTAaggaacgacgagacgacgacgacgacgaagaaagagaagcagaACATTCGAAACatcgtttgtcgtcgtcgtcgtcgtcgttctcgtcgccgttgccggaAAAGGGGCGTGGCATTCACGTTCAAGTGCGCGgtgccggcgacggcgaaaaccGGAAATCGCGTGGTTGGTCGGATCCGCCTCATCGCTATAGCAACCACGATGATCCTAGAAGTCGATCGGCGTCCCAGCAGCAACGACACTATCCAGTCAGATCGAAAACTTTTCACGGTATCGAGGATCAGCCGAAGTATGACGTCGAcacgcgacgtcgatatTACCAGAAACGACGATCCTGGCAGCCGAACAGCAGCGCGTCAACACACGTGCAAGATCGTCGCGCAGTGCGCCCACTTTCGCTTCGACTCAAGCCGCCAAGTGAGACTACTCTGGAGTCaccttcgccgccgacgggGCCGCGACGATTGAGTTTGGTGAACATGCACGCGCAGCACGTCGAGGACGACAACAAGAGCGATACGTCGAAcgcggaatcgtcgtcgttctgtAGTCGCTTTTGCCGCTGCGTGGCGAAAGCGCGACCGCGCGGACGCGTCGCTTGGTATGCGacgcgtctcgtcgtcgttcttctgtGCTACGGTGCCGCCTGGGCGATATTCGGCTCTCTCGTTTTGCCGTGCTCCGACGTTTTCGCGTTCATTCTGCTCGTCGTGCTCGCCGCACTTGGCGGCTTTCTCGCGCGAATTATCTATTTGCCGCCGCTCGTCGGCATGCTCATCGCCGGCTTTCTATACGGCAATATTCCCttgctcgtcgattcgtcggaGAAAGGCAGCTGTGGCggcgattcgtcgaattcgtcgaatttgacTTCGACGAACGTGACGGTGTGCGGTCATTGTTTCTGTTTGAACCAGGCGTGGTCGTCGGCGTTACGATCCGtcgcgctcgtcgtcattttgaGTCGTGCCGGTCTCGGTTTGAATCCGAGAGCGCTGAAGCGACTCAAGTACGTCGTGCTCCGTCTCGCCTTTCTACCGTGTCTCGCCGAGTCGCTCATCTTCGCAATCGTCAGCCGATTTCTCTTGGATCTGCCTTGGGCTTGGGGATTCACGGCAGG aTTTGTCGTGGCGGCTGTTTCtcccgccgtcgtcgttcccgGCCTGCTCGATTTGCAAAAGCGAAAGTACGGCGTCGAAAAGGGCATTCCTACCATGgtcatcgccgccgcgtctatcgacgacgtcctcgcCATCAGCGGATTCGGTATATCGCTCGGACTCGCCTTCTCCGAAG GCAATCTCGTGTTTAATATATTTCGCGGTCCCCTTGAACTCGTTCTCGGTCTCGGCGGCGGGATACtggtcggcgtcgtcgcgtggaTTCTTCCCAGCGAAGACATG TCGACTGGCTTCAAAGCGCGCAACCGGCTTCTGTATTTGCTCGCCTGTGGCCTGTTCGCCGTTTTTGGCAGCCGACAGGTGCACTTCACGGGCGCCGGCGCTCTGGGCGTGCTCGTCGCATCGTTTGTCTGCGCCTACGGCTGGAAAGAGGATAGC GTCATTGTCGCCGTGGGCTACAACATGATGTGGCAGCTCGCTCAGCCCATGCTCTTTGGCCTGATCGGCGCAGCTGTCGAAATTAATTGTCTCACTGGCAATGTAGTCG GTCTGGCTATTGCTTGCATGGTTATTGCTCTTCTCGTTCGTATCGCCGTGTCATATGTTGCCGTATTGGGTCAAGGATTCAGCACGAAGGAAAAGCTGTTTGTTGCCTTGTCTTGGCTTCCAAAAGCAACCGTTCAA GCAGCTGTTGGATCTATTGCTTACGACACAGCACTGGAACGAAACAATAGCCAGGAGGAAGTCGAATTGGGAAGGACAGTGCTAATAATTGCCTTTCTGGTCATCGTGTGCAGCGCTCCGTTGGGAGCAGCTGCCATCAAATTTTCCGGCCCGAGATTACTCAAAAAGGAATCGGATCAAGAGGAGCctcaaagcgacgaaattcgttcgCCTAAAATTCGTCTAGCTGAcatggaagaagaggacggcAACATGGGTATgtttgacgacggcgaaggagCGGGAGAAGAGGACGTACGGCCGGAGATCGTCGCAGTCATGGGCGAGACGAACGTATGA
- the LOC136183684 gene encoding activating signal cointegrator 1-like: MSDESAQRLSSALAQFFQASPDDYADVVKYVATMETADDVEGYLVGLLGDGKRARRIVDDARRRWKSPSQRPVVAVAETEMYVKPKREDVVFIRGKKKDPENFPPAAQARRPAQPVRKEEEKRREVVPEVKRQKRAKFLPIAESDVITARIPGRHACQCLAQRHELVNNCTNCGRIVCVQEGSGPCLFCGTCVYSPRDLQLIAGDTKRGRKLSEKFARMKEERDAALAKAIKHKDRLIEFDRTSERRTKVIDDEMDYFASETNQWLSPEERRALKQREDELREVRKGSRLSKKKFTLDFAGRRLLEEGEEASYDSGLLADLTVKRVEDMTEDRLVDPNVLQLRPKFRDGGSKLPAKKREIESSEASSGRLDKLQRLRIQDKEYLEMGDDGMCLSMHQPWALLLVMGIKKHEGRTWYTAHRGRLWIAATAKIPSDDDIAEVESEYRRLLGNIHFPESYPSGCLLGCVDVVDCMAQEDYRQQFLNGESSSPYVFICENARELVVRFPVKGQHKIWKLDKKTHEAAKKGINLTLS, encoded by the exons ATGTCCGACGAATCGGCGCAGCGGCTCTCTTCGGCGCTGGCGCAGTTCTTTCAAGCGTCGCCCGACGACTACGCCGACGTGGTAAA ATACGTTGCGACGATGGAGAcggcggacgacgtcgaaggctATCTCGTCGGACtgctcggcgacggaaaGCGCGCCCGAcgcatcgtcgacgacgctcgacgacgctggaagtcgccgtcgcaacgtcccgtcgtcgccgtggccGAAACGGAAATGTACGTCAAACCGAaacgcgaagacgtcgtcttcattcgcggaaagaaaaaagatccGGAAAATTTTCCGCCCGCTGCGCAAGCGCGTCGCCCCGCGCAACCAGtcagaaaagaagaggaaaagcgGCGGGAAGTAGTGCCGGAAGTGAAAAGGCAGAAACGTGCCAAATTCCTACCTATTgcggaaagcgacgtcatcacTGCTCGAATTCCTGGACGTCACGCGTGTCAGTGTCTCGCTCAACGTCACGAACTCGTGAACAATTGCACGAATTGCGGTCGAATTGTCTGCGTGCAAGAGGGATCGGGACCCTGTCTCTTTTGCGGCACGTGCGTCTATTCGCCGCGCGACCTTCAACTGATTGCAGGTGATACGAAACGCGGACGAAAATTGAGCGAGAAGTTCGCTCGAATGAAGGAGGAAAGGGATGCAGCGTTAGCGAAAGCGATTAAGCACAAGGATAGGCTCATCGAGTTCGATAGGACaag CGAGAGGCGGACTAAGGTGATAGACGATGAGATGGACTACTTTGCAAGTGAGACAAATCAGTGGCTGTCGCCCGAGGAGCGTCGCGCACTGAAACAACGCGAAGATGAACTTCGCGAAGTGCGAAAGGGATCGCGTttgtcgaagaaaaagttcaCGCTTGACTTTGCCGGGCGTCGGCTATTGGAAGAGGGAGAAGAAG CTTCGTATGACTCCGGCTTGTTGGCTGATCTGACTGTCAAGAGAGTGGAGGACATGACAGaagatcgtctcgtcgatccAAACGTTCTTCAGCTTAGACCTAAA TTTCGAGACGGTGGCAGCAAGTTGCCggcaaagaaacgagaaaTCGAGTCATCTGAAGCGTCGTCTGGACGGCTTGACAAATTGCAGCGACTTCGAATACAAGATAAAGAATATCTAGAAATGGGAGACGATGGAATGTGCTTGAGCATGCATCAGCCCTGggctcttcttctcgtcatgGGCATCAAGAA ACACGAAGGTCGGACGTGGTACACGGCTCATCGTGGGAGACTGTGGATCGCCGCCACAGCAAAAATTCCAAGCGATGATGACATAGCCGAAGTTGAGTCCGAGTACCGAAGACTGCTTGGCA ATATTCATTTTCCGGAATCCTATCCTTCTGGCTGTCTTCTCGGCTGCGTTGATGTTGTGGACTGTATGGCTCAAGAAGATTATCGTCAACAG TTTCTCAACGGTGAATCGAGTTCTCCTTACGTCTTCATCTGTGAAAATGCTCGGGAGCTTGTTGTTCGATTTCCGGTCAAAGGCCAACACAAAATAT GGAAGTTGGACAAAAAGACGCACGAGGCAGCTAAGAAAGGAATAAACCTTACGCTTAGCTGA
- the LOC136183687 gene encoding UBA-like domain-containing protein 1 — MEEHLRREVMTNQLSYVAGCALDEARQLLVATEWHFDAALSLYLQEETIPKRGRSAMAVPANTPETPPYFPEALMAFAKLRASEKSGGGGADSTPSGANSSGSGGSGSGGSAGNSGDASGCGATKSKC; from the exons ATGGAGGAGCACCTACGACGCGAAGTGATGACGAATCAGCTCAGCTACGTCGCCGGCTGCGCGCTCGACGAAGCGCGACAACTTCTCGTCGCCACCGAGTGGCATTTCGAC GCGGCGCTGAGTCTCTATCTACAGGAGGAGACCATTCCGAAGCGAGGACGAAGTGCT ATGGCCGTGCCGGCGAATACGCCCGAAACGCCGCCGTATTTTCCCGAGGCGTTAATGGCGTTCGCCAAATTGCGAGCTAGCGAAAaatcgggcggcggcggcgctgatTCGACGCCAAGCGGCGCGAATTCGTCCGGCAGCGGTGGAAGCGGAAGTGGCGGCAGCGCTGGAAATAGCGGCGATGCGAGCGGCTGCGGCGCAACGAAGAGTAAGTGctga
- the LOC136183685 gene encoding forkhead box protein J1-B-like, translating into MAAPRRSSSTSDSSELAFLSSSSLFGAPPPPPPPASTWLNSDGESDGPDDDSLTSLNWLQSLHIDLDRGCGTDEVESCADDFKPSFAKVNTPTAAVSTENSSIDGTSTTTTSTTTTTMTSRSRGSGGGDEIDYGSNPTVKPPYSYATLICMAMKATNQNKITLSSIYKWIMGNFMYYRKADPGWQNSIRHNLSLNKCFVKVPRTKDDPGKGGYWKINPEYEDAFENGVFKRRRHTSGAAKAKGDRGAASLKNNARKTARHSHGGRERDRHAWAESRGMTPPPLLSTHARTYGGKRKAPTTAASSRAAKIVKEELVDYVMDEGNGSGAFDELGGAFKDDFNWSSLLEDQRMLGITPELMEQVLSSSTSGSGAAWEAAEYLPDFSTNRRSRERHTTAASPVSPPASVHSGADGTETLENYHLVQSGSSADAAAAAAAAAAAATALDVDRFFPDAGFPPSPPPTCDHPWSEDRTSNPFDFDKILRDGGAANDHVEWNFLYQLPN; encoded by the exons ATGGCAGCACCGAGGCGAAGTAGCAGCACGAGCGACAGCAGCGAGTTGGCGTTtctctcatcgtcgtcgctattcggcgcgccgccgccgccaccgccaccggCCTCGACTTGGCTaaacagcgacggcgagagcgaCGGACCGGACGACGACAGCCTCACGAGCCTCAATTGGCTCCAGAGCCTCCACATCGACCTCGATCGCGGATGCGGGACAGACGAGGTGGAGTCGTGCGCTGACGATTTCAAGCCGTCGTTCGCTAAAGTCAACACGCccaccgccgccgtttcgacggagaattcgtcgatcgatggaacgtcgacgacaacgacgtcgacgacgacgacgacgatgacgagtcGCAGtcgcggcagcggcggcggcgacgagatcgactACGGCAGCAATCCGACCGTGAAGCCACCGTACTCGTATGCAACGCTCATCTGCATGGCCatgaaagcgacgaatcAAAACAAGATCACGCTCAGTTCCATTTACAAGTGGATTATGGGAAATTTTATGTATTACAGGAAAGCGGATCCAGGTTGGCAG AATTCGATACGACACAATCTGTCGCTGAACAAGTGCTTCGTCAAAGTGCCGCGAACTAAAGACGATCCCGGTAAAGGCGGCTACTGGAAAATCAATCCGGAATACGAAGACGCCTTCGAAAATGGCGTGTTCAAGCGAAGGCGCCACACGAGCGGCGccgcgaaagcgaaaggcGACCGCGGAGCGGCGTCACTGAAGAACAACGCACGAAAAACGGCGCGACATTCGCACGGAGGGCGCGAACGTGATCGGCATGCCTGGGCCGAGTCGCGGGGAATGACGCCCCCGCCACTACTCTCGACGCATGCCCGAACGTATGGAGGAAAGCGCAAGGCGCCGACGACCGCCGCCTCATCGCGAGCGGCGAAGATCGTCAAAGAGGAGCTCGTCGATTACGTGATGGACGAAGGAAACGGCAGCGGTGCATTTGACGAGCTGGGCGGCGCGTTCAAGGACGATTTCAATTGGTCGTCGTTGCTCGAAGACCAGCGCATGCTCGGCATCACGCCCGAGCTCATGGAACAagttctctcgtcgtcgacgtcgggcAGCGGCGCTGCGTGGGAAGCCGCCGAATATCTACCCGATTTTTCGACCAATCGGCGTTCGCGAGAGCGCCACACGACCGCCGCGAGTCCAGTCAGTCCGCCGGCATCCGTTCACTCAGGCGCCGACGGAACAGAAACGCTGGAAAACTATCATCTCGTACAAAGTGGTTCAAGCGCGGAtgcggctgcggctgcggctgcggctgcagctgctgccacggcgctcgacgtcgatcgtttctttcCCGACGCCGGTTTTCCGCCGTCCCCTCCTCCTACGTGCGATCACCCGTGGTCCGAAGACCGAACGTCGAATCCGTTCGATTTCGATAAGATTCTTCGCGATGGCGGCGCGGCAAACGATCACGTCGAATGGAATTTTCTCTATCAGCTCCCAAACTAA
- the LOC136200037 gene encoding WW domain-binding protein 11-like, with amino-acid sequence MGRRSTATTKSGKYMNPADQARKQQRKKELKKNKKTRQAVREATLRNKDPKEMLKELEQIDKLESKAGTGDVPHENALRERRRRVTESLSRVLRYLEKNDQSAYVEMKKLWDQVEKRRQLYLAEHGNPYESKELDEFISLPDIPLPSDIPLPPQEREGHRQKSKSTLSPPPPPPVPPPHGARRIPHAILLSLRTEAAAAAASVTTTAAAAAAAESMEGADNGSSDSEAESVQGESDEESSKSESVSNKLMKTGGITAVSFPPPPPPPPPGALSEPVILPLMPPPPPPPPQMAMPRFPYFPDGPHPLPPHALHVPLAPPPPSHMQHHQLQQQRSEPLMYDFHSMPPPRMPRIAPPPPLPGSGLAAQTPSSGRNSPPPSKQQQQATISAAPQLRDTQAEVTKFTPTSLRIRREQPRPTSKPKVRSSTSDGGSRAATATTTTASGPTAKKDAAYAQFMKEMEGLL; translated from the exons ATGGGTAGACGATCGACGGCCACGACAAAAAGCGGGAAGTACATGAATCCTGCCGACCAAGCTA GAAAACAGCAGCGCAAGAAGGAGCTGAAAAAG AACAAGAAAACGCGACAGGCAGTTCGCGAGGCGACCCTTCGCAATAAGGATCCAAAGGAAATGCTGAAAGAGCTTGAGCAAATCGACAAGCTTG AATCTAAGGCGGGGACGGGAGACGTTCCGCATGAAAATGCACTgagagaacgtcgacgacgcgtcacCGAGTCGCTGAGTCGAGTCTTGCGATACTTG gagaagaacgacCAGAGTGCCTACGTTGAAATGAAGAA GCTTTGGGATCAAGTAGAAAAACGGAGACAACTGTACCTTGCCGAGCATGGCAATCCTTATG AATCTAAG GAGTTGGACGAATTCATTTCCTTGCCTGACATCCCTCTTCCTTCAG ACATTCCTCTACCACCGCAAGAACGAGAAGGACATCGTCAAAA ATCTAAGTCGACTCTCagtccgcctccgccgccgcccgttccgccgccgcacgGTGCGCGACGGATACCGCATGCAattttgctttctcttcgCACGGAAGcagccgctgccgccgcttcTGTCACaacaacggcggcggcggcggcggcggcggaatcgATGGAGGGCGCGGACAACGGCAGCAGTGACTCAGAAGCAGAATCTGTTCAAGGggagagcgacgaggagAGCAGCAAATCAGAGAGCGTCTCCAACAAATTGATGAAAACAGGTGGAATCACTGCCGtgtcttttcctcctccgccgccgcctccgccaccAGGTGCATTAAGTGAGCCCGTCATTCTTCCGCtaatgccgccgccgccgccgccaccgccacaAATGGCCATGCCAAGATTTCCGTATTTTCCCGATGGACCGCATCCGCTGCCGCCACATGCGTTGCATGTGCCGCTAGctccgccaccgccgtcgcACATG cagcaCCATCAACTGCAACAGCAGCGGTCAGAACCTCTCATGTACGACTTTCACTCGATGCCGCCACCGAGGATGCCGCGAATcgctccgcctccgcctctACCAG GAAGTGGCTTGGCAGCTCAGACACCTTCTTCTGGTAGAaactcgccgccgccgtccaagcaacagcagcaggcGACGATCAGTGCCGCTCCGCAGCTTCGCGACACGCAAGCGGAAGTGACGAAATTTacgccgacgtcgctgaGAATCCGACGCGAACAACCTCGACCTACGTCGAAGCCGAAAGTTCGATCTTCGACCTCGGATGGAGGAAgtcgagcggcgacggcgacgacgacgacggcatcCGGTCCGACCGCAAAGAAAGACGCGGCGTACGCTcagtttatgaaagaaatggaagGCCTACTGTAG
- the LOC136183686 gene encoding guanine nucleotide-binding protein G(o) subunit alpha-like has protein sequence MGSCMSLNPEAREAKLKSDEIDRELQRSRRERQNVLKILLLGAGESGKSTLVKQMKIIHGDGFTEQELIGYRVTICDNVLSSMKIVLNGMGTLRISLDVPSNKIHAETVLSSVEPLQIDGTIDPDVGVALQALWTDKNVRYTVSKGNEFQLNDSAPYFFDNIERIVSANFSPTVEDALRARVRTTGIIETNFRVGAITYRLFDVGGQRSERRKWIQCFDDVKAVLFVCALSGYDMTLYEDGTTNRLDESLTLFQAICNNRFFMKTSMVLFLNKVDLFRHKILKTDRQLRLYLPSFQGPDHDMDAAARFIQREFQAKNHNPNKTVFCHFTTATDTSNIQHVFSAVLDTIVRENLEIAHLI, from the exons ATGGGTTCCTGTATGAGTCTCAATCCCGAGGCTCGCGAGGCGAAGCTCAAATCGGACGAAATCGACCGGGAATTGCAGAGatcgcgacgcgaacgccAGAACGTTCTCAAGATACTCCTCCTCG GCGCGGGCGAATCGGGAAAGAGCACGCTCGTCAAGCAGATGAAAATCATTCACGGGGACGGGTTCACCGAGCAGGAATTGATCGGATATCGC GTGACTATTTGCGATAACGTACTGAGTTCGATGAAGATCGTGCTGAATGGGATGGGCACGTTGCGAATCTCGCTCGATGTCCCGTCGAATAAG ATTCACGCCGAGACCGTTCTATCGTCCGTCGAACCGCTTCAAATCGACGGTACGATCGATCCGGATGTAGGCGTTGCCCTCCAAGCGCTTTGGACCGACAAGAACGTGCGATACACCGTGTCGAAAGGAAACGAGTTCCAGCTCAACGATTCGGCGCCCTA TTTTTTCGATAATATCGAACGAATTGTGAGCGCGAATTTCTCGCCCACGGTCGAAGACGcgttgcgcgcgcgcgttcgcACGACTGGCATAATTGAGACGAATTTTCGCGTCGGTGCCATCACGTACAG ACTGTTTGACGTTGGAGGACAGCGATCGGAACGGAGAAAATGGATTCAG TgttttgatgacgtaaaAGCTGTCCTATTTGTGTGTGCTCTAAGCGGATATGACATGACCTTGTATGAAGACGGCACGACG AATCGGTTGGATGAGAGCCTGACCTTGTTTCAGGCTATATGCAATAATAGGTTTTTTATGAAGACGTCTATG GTGCTATTTCTTAATAAAGTCGACCTTTTTCGTCACAAAATTTTAAAAACTGACCGCCAACTGAGACTCTATTTACCCTCTTTCCAAG GTCCTGATCATGACATGGATGCTGCGGCTCGGTTCATACAGAGAGAGTTTCAGGCGAAAAATCACAATCCTAACAAAACCGTGTTCTGTCATTTCACGACAGCGACAGACACGTCTAATATACAGCATGTTTTCTCTGCTGTTCTAGACACAATAGTGAGAGAAAATCTAGAGATAGCTCATCTCATCTAA